From Inquilinus sp. Marseille-Q2685:
GTCGGCGATCCTGGGCAAGGCGACGCCGCAGGAGGCGCTGGATGCGGCGGCGGAGAAGATCCGCAAGGCCCGCATCGAACCGCGCGCCTGACCCCGTGGTCGCGCTCGCCCCCACCGCGCCGCGGAGAGCTGCCCGAGCCCGGCCCTGGTCGCCGGACAAGGCGCCCTGGCCCTATCTGGCGCTGCCGCTGCTGCTGATCATCGCGCTGCTGGGCCTGCCGGTGCTGCGCATCTTCTGGCAGTCGGTGCACCATGTGGTGCTGACCGCGCCCTGGGAGGGCAACGACTTCGTCGGCGCCGAGAACTTCCTGGCGCTGGTGCAGGAGCCGGCCTTCCTGCGGACGCTGCAGCTGACGGTGGTGTGGACCGCCTGCTCGGTGGGGGTGAAGCTGCTGATCGGACTGGGCGGGGCGCTGCTGCTGCAGCGCCCTTTCCCCGGCCGCAAGGTCTATCTGGCGCTGCTCCTGCTGCCCTGGGTGACGCCGGCGGTGATCGCCGCCATCTCCTGGCGCTGGGTGCTGGACGGCCAGTCCGGCTGGATCAACGCCGTGCTGCTGGTGACCGGCGCGATCCGCGAGCCGATCTCCTTCCTCGGCCAGGAGACCACGGCCTTCATCGCCACCGTGGTGGTCGATGCCTGGCTCGGCATCCCCTTCATGGTGGTGACGCTGATGGCCGGGCTGCAGCGGATCCCGGATGACTATGTCGAGGCGGCGCGGATCGACGGCGCCGGCCCCTTGCAGATCTTCCGCCGCATCACCCTGCCGCTGCTGCGGCCGGTGCTGATGACCTGCGTGCTGCTGTCGACCGTCTGGACCTTCAACTCCTTCCAGGTGATCTGGCCGCTGACCAAGGGCGGTCCGGCCGGCGCCACCGCCACCCTGCCGATCCAGATCTACGAGACCGCCTTCGGCAGCTTCGACTTCGGCACCTCCTCGGCCATGGCCGTCGTGGTCTTCGCCATCCTGATGACGGTGTCGCTCCTGTACTGGCGCGTGCTGAAGGGAGGCGAAGAATGATGGCCCGCCGCCTCCTTCCCGAGATCGGCCGGCACGGCGCCCTGATCCTGCTGCTGGGCTTCCTGCTGCTGCCGGTCTGGGTGATGCTGAAGACCTCGTTCACCCCCTATGGCCGGCTGTATGTCTGGCCGCCGGAGTTCCTGCCGCGCAGCCTGGACCTCGGCAACTACGCCCGCGCCCTGTTCGGCCAGTACCGGGTGATCGAGGCGCTGGGCAACAGCCTGGTCATCGCCGGGACGGCCGCCGCGATCTCGACCAGCTTCGGCTTCCTCGGCGCCTACGGCCTGGCGCGGTTCCGCTTCACCGGCCGCACCACGTTGCTGTTCCTGGTGCTGGCGACGCAGATGCTGTCGCCGGTGGTCATCGTCATCCCGCTCTACGAGGCCATGATCGCGGCCGGCCTGCTGGACACCTACCTGTCGGTGATCCTGTGCGACACCGCGCTGGCCACGCCGATCGCGATCTGGCTGCTGCACGGTTTTCTCTTGGGCATCCCGCGCGAGCTGGAGGAGGCGGCGATGGTCGACGGCTGCACGCGCCTGAAGAGCCTGTGGCACATCATCCTGCCGGTGGTGCGGCCGGGCCTGGCGATGACCGCGATCTATACCTTCATCCACGCCTGGAGCGACCTGATCTTCCCGCTGGTGATGCTGACCGACGACGGCAAATGGCCGGTGACCCTGGCCCTGACCCGCTTCGTCGGCGAGAACGTGATCCGCTGGGACACTCTGATGGCCGCCGGCGTCGTTACCACCCTGCCCGCCGCGATCCTGTTCGCCCTGGTCCAGAAGCACTTCACCCGCGGCCTCGTCGCCGGTGCCGTGAAGGGCTAGCCTCCACCTCCATCGTTCGAGCCTGAAAGCCAAGACCGATGTCCAAATCCCTGAAATCCCAGCAGATCCGCGTCGGCGTGATCGGCGCCGGCAACCGCGGCATCGAGGCCTATGGCGACTACATCCGCCGCCGGCCGGACATGGCGCGGATCGTCGCCATCGCCGATCCGCGGGCCGACCGGCTGCAGGACGCCGCCGCCCGGCACGGCCTCGGCGCCGAGCACCTCTATGCCGACTGGCGCGACCTGCTGGCGCGCGAGACCGAGCTGGACGCGGTGCTGATCACCACCCCCGACGCGCTGCATCTCGAGCCGGCGCTGGCCGCGATCCGCCGCGGCCTCGGCATCCTGCTGGAGAAGCCGATCTCGCCGACCGAGGAGGAGACCCGCATCCTGGCCGAGGCCGCGAGGGAAACCGGCGCGGATGTGACCGTCGCCCATGTGCTGCGCTACACCGCCTTCTTCTCGCGCATCAAGGAGATCCTGGACCGCGGCGTGATCGGCCGGCTGGTGACGCTGCGCCAGACCGAGCACATCGGCTACTGGCACTTCGCCCACAGCTTCGTGCGCGGCAACTGGCGGCGCGAGGCGGAGTCGAGCCCGCTGATCCTGGCCAAGACCTGCCACGACCTGGACATCATCCGCTGGCTGGCCGGGGCGCCCTGTCTCGAGGTCTCGTCCTACGGCTCGCTGGCGCATTTCCGGCGCGAGAACGCGCCCGACGGGTCGACCGACCGCTGCGACGAGGGCTGCAAGGTCGAGCGCGTCTGCCCCTATTCCGCCCAGCGCATCTATCTCGAGAAGTTCAAGCCGGCCGATGCCTGGCCGCACAAGGTGCTGAGCCTCGACACCTCGCCCGACGGCATCCGCGCCGCGCTGCGCGAAGGGCCCTATGGCCGCTGCGTCTATCGCTGCGACAACGACGTGGTCGACAACCAGGTGGTGGCGATGCGCTTCGCCAACGGCGTCAGCGCCACGCTGAACGTCAGCGCCTTCACCGCCGAGAACACCCGGACGTTGCACCTGATGGGCACCCATGGCGAGATCGCCGGGCATCTGGAGAAGAACGAGATCACGGTGATCGACTTCCGCACCGACGACGTCACCACGATCCGGCTGACCGCGACCGGGGACGGCGGCCATGCCGGCGGCGACGACCGGCTGATGGCCGAGTTCCTGGGCCGGCAGATCCAGCGTCGCGGCCGCAGCCAGGTGAACGTCGCCCTGACCTCGCTGGAGGAATCGCTGGACAGCCATTTCATGGCCTTCGCCGCCGAACGCTCGCGCCGCACCGGCACCGTGGTCCGGCTGTGACTCGGATGAATCCTTGAGCGGCCAGAGCCGGCCCGCCCGTTTGCGTTGCCTCTCCCGCCTGGCGGGAGAGGTCGACAGCGCGCAGCGCTGGCGGGTGAGGGCTGGCACCGGCCTCGACAAACTCCCCTCACCCGGTCTCGCTTCGCGAGCCCGACCTCTCCCGCAAGCGGGAGAGGCAAAACTATGAGCCGCCCCTCGGACGGCGTCTCACGCCCCGCGGGCGACCACGGCCGGCTGCGCGCGGTCGCCGCCCTGTCGGCGCATTACGGGGTCAGCGGCATCCTGACGCCGTATTTGCCGGTGTGGCTGGCGGCGAGCGGCCTGGCCGCCGACGCGGTCGGCTGGACCATGGCCGCGGGATTCGCCCTGCGCGCCGTCTGCATCCTCGGCTTCGGCATGGCCGCGACCCTGCTGCTGCCGGCCGGCCGCCTGGCCGCGGGCGCCGCCGTCTGCGCCGCGCTGGTGCTGGTCGCGGCGCCGCTGATCGGCGACCCCGCCGTCATCGGCCTGCTGTCGGTCCTGGCGGTCGGCCTCGTCTACGGCTCGATCCCGCTGATCGAGAGCTTCGCCAACACCGTCACCCTGCGCGGCGGCCACGGCTACGGCCGCATGCGGGCCTGGGGGTCCTTCGCCTTCCTGATCGGCAATGTCGGCATGGGGGCGCTGCTGACTTTGCCGGACGGCGCGGCGCTGCTGCCCTATGTCACCGCCGGGCTGCTGCTGTGCCTGTGCCTGGCGGTCCTCGGCCCGTCCTGGCAGCCGCCGACGCCGCGCCTCGACCCGCGCGCCGGCGCCGCGGCCCTGGCGGTGGCGGCGCCGCTGCTGGCGCCGGCCCTGCTGCTGCAGGCGTCGCACGCCTTCTACTATTCCTTCGGCACGATCTGGTGGATCGACCACGGCGTCGCCAGGGGCAGCACCGGCATCGTCTGGGGCGCCGCCGTCGCCGCCGAGATCGTGGTCTACCGCTATGCCGCCCGGCGGCTGGAGACGATCCCGCCGGCGACGCTGCTGGCGGCGTGCTGCCTGGTCGCGATCGGCCGCTGGCTGGTGCTGTCGCTCGATCCGCCTCTGCCCCTGATCATTCTCAGCCAGCTCGGCCACGCCATGACCTTCGGCGGCGCCTATCTGGCGGCGCAGACCGTGATCCGCACCCGGATCCGGCCGGAGCTGCACTACATGGCCCAGGCCGGCTATGCCTTCCTGACCACCTTCGTCGGCCTGGCCGGGACCACCGCGCTGATCCCCTGGGCGCTGCGCGCCACCGGGGCCGATCCCTGGCTGCTGATGGCCGCGATCGCCGCGGCGGCGCTGGCCTGGTTGGGCCTGGCCCGCCTCGCCCGCGCTGCGCCATAGTGCAGCCCCGGTCACCGGACGGCTTCCTCGCACCGGCGAAGCAGGATACAACTCCGCCGCCGCCTGTCCTTGCCATCATCGAAAAGCAGACCGCGTGCCTGCCTCCAAACTGTCCGCGACCCGTGCCCTGGTCTATCTGGGCGCCTTCTGCCAACGCCGCGCGCTGTGGGTGATCGGCACGGCGCTGGTGCTGTCGGTCTGCGCCGTGCTGGTGGTGATGCAGCGCCTGTCGATCAACACCGACACCGGCACGCTGCTCGACCCCGACCTGCCCTGGCAGCAGGACAACGCCGCTCTCGACAAGGCGTTTCCGCAGAATGTCGGCCTGCTGGCCATCGTCATCGACGGCCAGACGCCGGAGCTGGCGGAATCCGCGGCCGTGCAGCTGACCAAGGCGCTGGCGGCGGAGCCGTCGCTGTTCAGGACCGTCCGCCGCCCGGATGGCGGGCCGTTCTTCGACCAGAACGGCATCCTGTTCCTGTCGCTGAAGGAGGTGCAGCAGACGGCGAACGACATCATCGCCGCCCAGCCGCTGATCGGCGGCCTGGCGGCCGACCCGACGCTGCGCGGGCTGTTCGGCGTGCTCAACCTCGCTCTGCAGGGCGTGCAGATGGGCCAGGCCGAGCGGTCGCAGATGCAGCCGGCCTTCACCCGGATGGCGGCGACGATCGACGCCAACCTGACCTCCGAACATGTGGTCCAGCCGCTGTCCTGGCAGTCGCTGCTGTCCACGGCCCCGCCCTCGCCGCGGGCCCTGCGCCGCTTCGTCCTGGCGCAGCCGGTGCTCGACTACGGCGCGCTCGAGCCGGGGGCGAAGGCCACCGGCTTCGTCCGCGCCACGGCGGAGAAGCTGCACCTGACCCCGGATTACGGCGTCACCGTGCGGCAGACCGGCAACATCCCGCTGAACGACGACCAGTTCGCCAGCGTCAGCGAAGGCATCGGCCTGTCGACCACGGTGTCGGTGGTGCTGGTGCTGGGGCTGCTGCTGCTGGCCCTGCGCTCCTTCACCATGACCGCGGCGATCATGGTGACGCTGTTCGTCGGGCTGCTGATGACAGCAGCCTTTGCGGCCCTGGCGGTGGGTGCCCTGAACCTGATCTCGGTCGCCTTCGCCGTGCTGTTCGTCGGCATCGCCGTCGATTTCGGCGTGCAGCTCTGCATCGCCGTGCGGGCCAAGCGCACCACCGCGCCCAACCTCTTCGCCGCCACCAACGCCGCGATCCGCCGCGTCGGCGCCGCCCTGGTGCTGGCCGCGCTGTCCGCCGCCAGTGGCTTCTTCGCCTTCCTGCCGACCGATTATCGCGGTGTCTCCGAGCTCGGGCTGATCGCCGGCGTCGGCATGCTGATCGCGGTCGTGCTCAACCTGACGCTGCTGCCGGCCCTGCTGGCGGTGCTGCCGGTGCGGGCCGAGCCGCGCGAGGTCGGCTGGACGGAGCTGGCCCCGGTCGACCGCTTCCTGCTGAAGTACCGGCGCTGGGTGCTGGCCGGGGGCGCCGTGCTGGCCCTCGGGTCGCTGGCGCTGATGCCGCGGCTGAGCTTCGACTTCAACCCGCTGAACCTGGTGGATCCGCACTCCGAAGCGGCCTCGACGATGCTCGAGTTGATGCGGGATCCGCTGACCACGCCGAACACCATCGACATCCTGACCCCGTCGGTCGAGGCCGCGGCGGCGCTGACGCCGAAGCTGCAGGCGCTGCCCGAGGTCGACACCGTGCTGTCGCTGAACAGCTTCGTGCCCGGCGACCAGGAGGCCAAGCTGGCGGTCCTGTCCGACCTCGCCCTCCTGGTCGGCCCGGTCCTCGACACCCCGATGGTCGAGGACAAGCCGTCCGACGCCGCGCTGCGCGCCACCGCCGTGAAGATCGCGGCCACTCTGCGGCAGATCGCGCCGGAGGCCGACAGCCCCGAGCGCCGCCTGGCCGACGGGCTGAACCGGCTGGCCAAGGCCGATGCGGCCACCATGGCCCGGGTCAGCCAGGCCCTGCTGGGCGGGCTGCCGACGATGCTGGACCGGCTGCGGCTGCTGCTGTCGGCCCAGCCGGTGACCCTGGCCGACCTGCCCAAGGACCTGAAGGAGACCTGGGTCTCGCCGGACGGCCAGGCCAAGCTGACGGTGTTCCCCAAGGGCAACGCCGCCGACAACGCCGTGATGGAACGCTTCGTCGACGCGGTCCGCGCCGTCGCGCCGCACGCCACCGGGACGGCGGTGACGATCCAGGAATCGAGCCGGACCATCGTCGGCGCCTTCATCACCGCCGGCATCCTGGCGACCGTGATGATCGCGCTGCTGCTCGCGGTCGCGCTGCGCCGGCTGCGCGACGTGCTGCTGGCGCTGACGCCGCTGCTGCTGGCCGGGCTGCTGACGCTGGCGGCCACCATCGTCACCGGCCTGCCGATCAACTTCGCCAACATCATCGCCCTGCCGCTGCTGCTCGGGGTCGGCGTCGCCTTCGACATCTACTTCGTCGTCAACTGGCGCGCCAGGCGCGGCGAGCCGCTGCAGTCCAGCACCACCCGCGCCATCGTGTTCAGCGCGCTCACCACCGGCTCGGCCTTCGGCGCCCTGTGGCTCTCGCCCCATCCCGGCACGGCGGGGATGGGCGAACTGCTGACGATCGAGCTGCTGTTCACCCTGTTCGCCGTGCTGGTGTTCATGCCCGCCCTGCTGGGCCCGCCGGTGCCTTTGCCGCGCCATCCTTCGGCCAAACCGTGAAGCCAGGCTTCACGGAGCATCCGGATCAGGGCCGGTGACGGCCCGCCCGAATGGACCTAGTCTCGCCCGGCCGCCACGATGCGGCCCCCGTCGGCGCCCGGGTTCCGGCGCCCGGATCGATGCGGTCTGGCGGAGGGGAACAAAGTTTTTCGTCAGGTGGTTGTTGCCGCACAGGCCGCAGGATATTGTTCGTATTGTAACTTTCTTTTCCGCCGCGGGATCGGGTCGACCCGGACCGCGGCGGAAACGTGCCAAGCCGCCGGTCTCCGGCGGACCAAGATCACCGACTTTCGGATTTGCTTACGGGATCGGACCGGACATGCCGTTGCGCTCACGTGGATCCTCTCGCCCCCTCGCCCTCGGCATGGCCGTGCTCCTCGCCGCCACCGCGCTGAGCGGCTGCGCCACGCCGCCGACCGATCCCGCCCAGCGGGCGGAGTTCGACCGGATCAACGATCCGCTCGAGCCGATGAACCGGGCGATCTTCGACTTCAACCAGGCGCTCGACAAGAACGCCATCCGTCCGGTCGCCATCGCCTATCGCGACGTGGTGCCGGAATTCGCGCGCGACGGGCTGCACAACGCGCTGCAGAACTTCGGCGAGCCGGTGGTCTTCCTGAACAAGGTGCTGCAGGGCGAGCCGATCGCCGCGATCAAGACGCTGCTGCGCTTCGCGGCGAACTCGACCTTCGGCCTCGGCGGCTTCTTCGACGTCGCCACGCCGCGCGGCGTGGTCCGGCAGCAGGCCGGCGATTTCGGCGCCACGCTGTACAAATGGGGCATCGGCGACGGCCCGTACCTGATGCTGCCGCTGCTCGGCCCGTCCAACCCGCGCGATGCGGTCGGCTTCGCGGTCGACACGGTCAGCAGCCCCTGGGGCTACATCGTCGACATCCCGACCGAGGCCAGCGTCGGCATGTTCGTGTTCCGGGGCGTCGACGTCCGCTCGCGCACGGTCGACGCGACCGACGAGCTGGAGCGCAACTCGGTCGACTACTACGCCACGCTGCGCAGCGTGTTCCGGCAGTACCGGCAGGCCGAGCTCGACGGCGGACAGGCCCCGTCGGGCGGCGGCGATCTCTACACCGATCCCGCCGCGGCGGGGGCGGCCGGCGGTGCGGCCGCACCGGCCGCAGCCGGCGCTGCCGGCGACATTCCGGCCTCGCAGCTGCCGGACATTCCCTGACCGACAGGACGGGCGGGAGTGATGCTCCCGCCCCGCTCGCCGGCTTACCGTTTCGGCGTCAGCTCGGCGATCTTGCCTTCGATCAGCTTGATCAGCGCGTCGCCGCCGCCGCTGCGCAGGGTCGCGCCGAACTCGGACCGGTAGTTGGCGAGCTGGCTGATCGTGCCGTTCAGGTACACGTCGATGATCTGCCAGTTCGGCCCCCGCAGGCGGTAGTTCAGCGGCACCGGCGCCGCGTTGGGCCGCACCAGCCTGGTGTTGACCACCTGGTCGCCGCCGCTGACCGGCTTGGCGTCCTCGCTCTGGAAGCTTTCGCCGCTGTAGCCGTCGAAGCGGGCGGCGTAGGTGGTGATGCTGAAGCGGCGGAAGGCGTCCGTCACCTTCTGCTGCTGGGCCGGGGTCAGGGACGACCAGTCCGGGCCGACGGCGATTCGCGCCATCAGCGGCAGGTTGAACGCCTGGTCGAGCACCGGCTCGAGCTTCTGATACCGCCCGCGGAAGCCCAGCGAATCGGCGTTCTTCATGACGTCGAGCAGGGCGTTGTCGAGGGTGTCGACGACCTGGCGCGGCTCCGCTGCCTGGGCCGGCAGCGCAGCGAAGGACAGCGGCGACAGAAGCGCGAAGGCCAGGACAAGGCGTCTGGAGAAGGCAGGCGAGCGCATGGTTGTCTCTTCCGATTCGGACGTTGGGGGCCGCCGGCATCCGGCCTGCGGCGCGGCGCGATCGCCCCATGATGGCTTCAACCCGCCCCTTTGCCGAGAAGTTCCGAACGCCGCCGCTGCGGAAATTGGCTGTGACGGCCAGCACATCGGCCGATTCAGTCAATTTGATAAATATCGATCGCGACTCATTGCACGTCCCGCGCGTAGTCACCTTAGTGACACGCAAAGTTGGCGCGTTGTATGGTCCAATTGAGAGCGATTCACTCTGGCGAACCTCAGCGCCCAGCCGGAACACAGGTGCGGAATGCGGATCATCTTGGCCCAGCCGCGAGGCTTTTGCGCCGGCGTCGAGCGGGCGATCGAAATCGTCGAGCGGGCGCTGGAGATCTTCGGCCCGCCCGTCTACGTCCGGCACGAGATCGTGCACAACCGGCACGTGGTCGAAAGCCTGCGGGCGAAGGGCGCCAAGTTCGTCGACGAGCTGGATGAGGTGCCGGCCGGCAGCATCACGATCTTCAGCGCGCATGGCGTCTCCCGCTCGGTCGAGGAAGATGCGGAGCAGCGCGGACTGCAGGTGATCGACGCGACCTGCCCGCTGGTCTCGAAGGTGCATATCGAGGGCCGCAAATACGCCGCCCAGGACCGCACCGTCATCCTGATCGGCCATGCCGGCCATGCCGAGGTCGAGGGCACCACCGGCCAGATCCCGGGCGGCGTCACCCTGATCTCGACGGTCGAGGACGTCGCGGCGCTCGAGGTGCCGGATCCGGAGCGGGTGTCCTACATCACCCAGACCACGCTCAGCGTCGACGACACCAAGGCGGTGATCGACGCGCTGACGGCGAAGTTCCCGGCGATCGTCGGCCCCGACACCAAGGACATCTGCTACGCCACCCAGAACCGCCAGCGCGCGGTGCGGGAGCTGGCGCAGGTGGCCGACGTGCTGCTGGTGGTCGGCGCCCGCAACAGCTCGAACTCGAACCGCCTGCGCGAGATCGGGGCCGAGCTCGGCGTGCCGAGCTATCTGATCGACGACGCCTCGGCGCTGGATCCGGCCTGGCTGGTGGGCAAGCAGGCGGTGGGCATCACCGCCGGCGCCTCCGCCCCCGACAGCCTGGTGCAGGAGCTGGTCGAGACCCTGCGACGATATGGCGAGGTCGAGGTCTCGACCCTGAACGGCGTCGATGAGAATATCCGTTTCCGCCTGCCATCCCAATTGACCGCACCGGTGCCGGCCGAGTAGCAAGCACCGTTTGGCTCGGTTTTTCCGCCGACAGTTTCGCGAAGGTCCCCATGGGTATCCCGCTTCAACAGCAGATCCGTATCGGCGCTTACCTTCTGAAGAACCACCTGATGGGCACCAAGCGGTACCCGATGGTTCTGATGCTGGAGCCGCTGTTCCGCTGCAACCTGGCCTGCGCCGGCTGCGGCAAGATCGACTACCCGGACGAGATCCTGAACCAGCGCCTGTCGGTGGCCGAGTGCCTGCAGGCGGTGGACGATTCGGGCGTGCCGGTGGTCTCGATCGCTGGCGGCGAGCCCCTGCTGCACAAGGAGATGGCGGAGGTGGTGCAGGGCATCATCGCCCGCAAGAAATACGTCTACCTGTGCACCAACGCGCTGCTGATGGAGAAGAAGCTCGACCAGTACAAGCCGAGCCCCTACTTCATCTGGTCGGTGCATCTGGACGGCGACCGCGAGGACCACGACCGGTCGGTGTGCCAGGACGGCGTCTACGACCGCGCGGTGAAGGCGATCAAGGCGGCCAAGGAGCGCGGCTTCCGGGTCAACATCAACTGCACGCTGTTCAACAACGCCGATCCGGAGCGCGTCGCCAACTTCTTCGACGACGTCAAGGCGATGGGCGTCGACGCCATCACGGTGTCGCCCGGCTATGCCTATGAGCGGGCACCGGACCAGCAGCATTTCCTGAACCGCCAGACCACCAAGCAGCTGTTCCGCGAGATCTTCAAGCGCGGCGACAAGGGCCGGCGCTGGTCGTTCAGCCAGTCATCGATGTTCCTCGACTTCCTGGCCGGCAACCAGACCTATCACTGCACCCCCTGGGGCAACCCGACCCGCACCTATTTCGGCTGGCAGCGGCCCTGCTACCTCCTCGGCGAAGGCTACGCCCAGACCTACAAGGAGCTGATGGAGGAGACGGACTGGGACAAGTACGGCACCGGCAACTACGAGAAGTGCGCCAACTGCATGGTGCATTCGGGCTATGAGGCCAGCGCGGTGAAGGACATGTTCCGCAACCCGCTGAAGGCCTTCATCGTCGGCATGCGCGGCATCCGCACCGAAGGGCCGATG
This genomic window contains:
- a CDS encoding VacJ family lipoprotein codes for the protein MAVLLAATALSGCATPPTDPAQRAEFDRINDPLEPMNRAIFDFNQALDKNAIRPVAIAYRDVVPEFARDGLHNALQNFGEPVVFLNKVLQGEPIAAIKTLLRFAANSTFGLGGFFDVATPRGVVRQQAGDFGATLYKWGIGDGPYLMLPLLGPSNPRDAVGFAVDTVSSPWGYIVDIPTEASVGMFVFRGVDVRSRTVDATDELERNSVDYYATLRSVFRQYRQAELDGGQAPSGGGDLYTDPAAAGAAGGAAAPAAAGAAGDIPASQLPDIP
- the ispH gene encoding 4-hydroxy-3-methylbut-2-enyl diphosphate reductase codes for the protein MRIILAQPRGFCAGVERAIEIVERALEIFGPPVYVRHEIVHNRHVVESLRAKGAKFVDELDEVPAGSITIFSAHGVSRSVEEDAEQRGLQVIDATCPLVSKVHIEGRKYAAQDRTVILIGHAGHAEVEGTTGQIPGGVTLISTVEDVAALEVPDPERVSYITQTTLSVDDTKAVIDALTAKFPAIVGPDTKDICYATQNRQRAVRELAQVADVLLVVGARNSSNSNRLREIGAELGVPSYLIDDASALDPAWLVGKQAVGITAGASAPDSLVQELVETLRRYGEVEVSTLNGVDENIRFRLPSQLTAPVPAE
- a CDS encoding MFS transporter, translating into MSRPSDGVSRPAGDHGRLRAVAALSAHYGVSGILTPYLPVWLAASGLAADAVGWTMAAGFALRAVCILGFGMAATLLLPAGRLAAGAAVCAALVLVAAPLIGDPAVIGLLSVLAVGLVYGSIPLIESFANTVTLRGGHGYGRMRAWGSFAFLIGNVGMGALLTLPDGAALLPYVTAGLLLCLCLAVLGPSWQPPTPRLDPRAGAAALAVAAPLLAPALLLQASHAFYYSFGTIWWIDHGVARGSTGIVWGAAVAAEIVVYRYAARRLETIPPATLLAACCLVAIGRWLVLSLDPPLPLIILSQLGHAMTFGGAYLAAQTVIRTRIRPELHYMAQAGYAFLTTFVGLAGTTALIPWALRATGADPWLLMAAIAAAALAWLGLARLARAAP
- a CDS encoding carbohydrate ABC transporter permease: MMARRLLPEIGRHGALILLLGFLLLPVWVMLKTSFTPYGRLYVWPPEFLPRSLDLGNYARALFGQYRVIEALGNSLVIAGTAAAISTSFGFLGAYGLARFRFTGRTTLLFLVLATQMLSPVVIVIPLYEAMIAAGLLDTYLSVILCDTALATPIAIWLLHGFLLGIPRELEEAAMVDGCTRLKSLWHIILPVVRPGLAMTAIYTFIHAWSDLIFPLVMLTDDGKWPVTLALTRFVGENVIRWDTLMAAGVVTTLPAAILFALVQKHFTRGLVAGAVKG
- a CDS encoding carbohydrate ABC transporter permease, whose product is MVALAPTAPRRAARARPWSPDKAPWPYLALPLLLIIALLGLPVLRIFWQSVHHVVLTAPWEGNDFVGAENFLALVQEPAFLRTLQLTVVWTACSVGVKLLIGLGGALLLQRPFPGRKVYLALLLLPWVTPAVIAAISWRWVLDGQSGWINAVLLVTGAIREPISFLGQETTAFIATVVVDAWLGIPFMVVTLMAGLQRIPDDYVEAARIDGAGPLQIFRRITLPLLRPVLMTCVLLSTVWTFNSFQVIWPLTKGGPAGATATLPIQIYETAFGSFDFGTSSAMAVVVFAILMTVSLLYWRVLKGGEE
- a CDS encoding ABC transporter substrate-binding protein, whose translation is MRSPAFSRRLVLAFALLSPLSFAALPAQAAEPRQVVDTLDNALLDVMKNADSLGFRGRYQKLEPVLDQAFNLPLMARIAVGPDWSSLTPAQQQKVTDAFRRFSITTYAARFDGYSGESFQSEDAKPVSGGDQVVNTRLVRPNAAPVPLNYRLRGPNWQIIDVYLNGTISQLANYRSEFGATLRSGGGDALIKLIEGKIAELTPKR
- a CDS encoding Gfo/Idh/MocA family protein, with product MSKSLKSQQIRVGVIGAGNRGIEAYGDYIRRRPDMARIVAIADPRADRLQDAAARHGLGAEHLYADWRDLLARETELDAVLITTPDALHLEPALAAIRRGLGILLEKPISPTEEETRILAEAARETGADVTVAHVLRYTAFFSRIKEILDRGVIGRLVTLRQTEHIGYWHFAHSFVRGNWRREAESSPLILAKTCHDLDIIRWLAGAPCLEVSSYGSLAHFRRENAPDGSTDRCDEGCKVERVCPYSAQRIYLEKFKPADAWPHKVLSLDTSPDGIRAALREGPYGRCVYRCDNDVVDNQVVAMRFANGVSATLNVSAFTAENTRTLHLMGTHGEIAGHLEKNEITVIDFRTDDVTTIRLTATGDGGHAGGDDRLMAEFLGRQIQRRGRSQVNVALTSLEESLDSHFMAFAAERSRRTGTVVRL
- the hpnH gene encoding adenosyl-hopene transferase HpnH — its product is MGIPLQQQIRIGAYLLKNHLMGTKRYPMVLMLEPLFRCNLACAGCGKIDYPDEILNQRLSVAECLQAVDDSGVPVVSIAGGEPLLHKEMAEVVQGIIARKKYVYLCTNALLMEKKLDQYKPSPYFIWSVHLDGDREDHDRSVCQDGVYDRAVKAIKAAKERGFRVNINCTLFNNADPERVANFFDDVKAMGVDAITVSPGYAYERAPDQQHFLNRQTTKQLFREIFKRGDKGRRWSFSQSSMFLDFLAGNQTYHCTPWGNPTRTYFGWQRPCYLLGEGYAQTYKELMEETDWDKYGTGNYEKCANCMVHSGYEASAVKDMFRNPLKAFIVGMRGIRTEGPMAPEIPLDRQRPAEYVFSAHVQKALEKLRHTPKMAAKGAGGGK
- a CDS encoding MMPL family transporter, giving the protein MPASKLSATRALVYLGAFCQRRALWVIGTALVLSVCAVLVVMQRLSINTDTGTLLDPDLPWQQDNAALDKAFPQNVGLLAIVIDGQTPELAESAAVQLTKALAAEPSLFRTVRRPDGGPFFDQNGILFLSLKEVQQTANDIIAAQPLIGGLAADPTLRGLFGVLNLALQGVQMGQAERSQMQPAFTRMAATIDANLTSEHVVQPLSWQSLLSTAPPSPRALRRFVLAQPVLDYGALEPGAKATGFVRATAEKLHLTPDYGVTVRQTGNIPLNDDQFASVSEGIGLSTTVSVVLVLGLLLLALRSFTMTAAIMVTLFVGLLMTAAFAALAVGALNLISVAFAVLFVGIAVDFGVQLCIAVRAKRTTAPNLFAATNAAIRRVGAALVLAALSAASGFFAFLPTDYRGVSELGLIAGVGMLIAVVLNLTLLPALLAVLPVRAEPREVGWTELAPVDRFLLKYRRWVLAGGAVLALGSLALMPRLSFDFNPLNLVDPHSEAASTMLELMRDPLTTPNTIDILTPSVEAAAALTPKLQALPEVDTVLSLNSFVPGDQEAKLAVLSDLALLVGPVLDTPMVEDKPSDAALRATAVKIAATLRQIAPEADSPERRLADGLNRLAKADAATMARVSQALLGGLPTMLDRLRLLLSAQPVTLADLPKDLKETWVSPDGQAKLTVFPKGNAADNAVMERFVDAVRAVAPHATGTAVTIQESSRTIVGAFITAGILATVMIALLLAVALRRLRDVLLALTPLLLAGLLTLAATIVTGLPINFANIIALPLLLGVGVAFDIYFVVNWRARRGEPLQSSTTRAIVFSALTTGSAFGALWLSPHPGTAGMGELLTIELLFTLFAVLVFMPALLGPPVPLPRHPSAKP